The Neoarius graeffei isolate fNeoGra1 chromosome 23, fNeoGra1.pri, whole genome shotgun sequence genome segment TAACTGACCTGCTCACGGCCTGCTGGATGATTTTCATCCAGTTGTTTCGGTCATCTTTGGAGGCGCCATGCAGCTCGTACATCTCCGGAGGGGTGGAGTCACTGATCAGGAACATCCCTCGCTCCTGATTGGCTATGTCTCTGACGATCAGGTTCTGGAGCGACAGAACTGACGGCTTGTCCTTTAAACAGAGGAACAATTCAGATGTTGCTAGGCCTCTTATTTTAATGAGAAATGTTTCGGAGACGTCCGACTCACTCACCAGACACGGGAAAAAATATTTCTGGTCTTTTTCCTGCATGAACACCAGGATGTCAGTCATCAACAAGACCTGCACGTCTGCGAAAATGAAAACGGCGTTCGTGAGGAAAGTAAACAGTGGGTCATAATCAGGCTCTTtggaaacacacacatacacactacctTTGAGTCTGGAGCCCTGTGCCGTTTTTAACAGCAGCGTTCCCTCGTGGAGGAGTCTTCTCCGGAGCAACTCTCCGCCGCGGAACACTCCTCCACCCCGCACTTCAGTCTCGGCCCGCGGGTCCAGCCGAGCCCGGATTTCCTGCAGCTTTTGTGTCAGCTCCAGCTCCTGAACCTGCTGATCGACAGAACTCAGGAGCTCGCGGATCAGGACTAGCGCCTGGCTCAGAGACTCCGCTTCCTCCTCGCTAGCTGTGGGATTTTTAAAAAAGCGTGCATTAATGTAAACATGGGATTTGCTTTGACTCGAGATCTGCTGTTCtacctttttgaccaatcagaatggagagtCGAAGGAACTTGCAGTAGAAGAAGCAACAGCGTTTTACCTTTTGTATTGTCCAGGATGCGTTGGATCAGCACTGGGTACTTAGTGATGCGTTGTGTGACCAGCAGGATGCATTCTTGGATGCCATGGCGGCGGAGGAGTGATCCTCTACTCACTCGCTGCCCACGAATAAATAAACCACCAATAAAACTTCAGTAACGATTCTTAAAATACTGCAACACATCCTAATCGCTCTCCGTCTCGAAGATCACACTCACCCGGATGAAGTTCTGGAACCTCTTGTCCCGTGCGAGCAGCTCCTTGTAGAACTTCACGGCTTTCAGGTGTCGACTGCAGAATTCGGCGTAGCACTTGCGCATCTCGTCTGCATTCTGGCCTGAAAACTGGACACAAAAACCGCACAGGTCAGCGACTTCATTCTGTCCGATGTAAAGATCTCGGTATAAGCACAGCTCCAGTGCCCACCTGCTCCACCAGGACGTCTCCGAGCTGCTGGATGGTGAAGTTGGTGGCGCTCCCCGGTGCCAGGCTGTGGTTCCGTCGGCTCAGCAGCTGGCTGACGAAGCGAGAGTGCAGCACCACGAGCTGGTCCAGGCATGGAAAGACGGCGTGCACGATGCCCGGCTCGAGCAGCACCTCTTCGAGCATACCGCGTCGAAACACGCCCTCCATGATGCGCAGCGTTCGTACGTGATGAAGCTCCGTCTGGATCAGCTCTGTTGTGAAATGGCACGGCACAACCATTTTAATCAGATTGTTCATTCGAAGTTCTAGTCGGAGCAGTACGGGCCAAAATAAAACGTACACAACGTTCCTCTTCACCCTGAACGTACTCTTCCTGCAGCTGTAATCTGTTCATGGGCACGAGCATGTTTTAAGGGACACGTCTTTAGTGTAATACGACACACATTTAGACGTACTTTGGCTTTAATTTTGAATTTCATAGCGTCATGCTTGCATGGCTGTTGTAGCCAACGATCAATAGAATTGTAGTTTGACTCCTGGCGTAGTGCTTTCGCTGCTCAGAcacaaaccagaacgtcaaggacgtactgGCCTGATACGAAAACAACCCTGACGACCGagacaaacagaactgaaatgtgaccaggggacagaggaccaacctccatgacggAAAaaacaacaaaggactaaatctgATCGACGcagaacatcgatcagaactgagttTGCATGATAAACaagagaggagatacgattttaaatcagaagaaaatgtattaagttgacctaattactaatttgttcgcaaaaaaaagacaagagttttgtgcagaaggtctagttctttcaaataaaacaaacaatcagaactgaaatccattgagaactgaaggatggaggagacacgatttaactggaaataaacaaaaggtgtaaacaaattgtttacaacaagaaaatcaggagcagagatgcctaccccaaattttgaatttcagtattcttgaaaacatttttcagtattttggaatgactttcagtaacattaatttatgcgcatttccattataaagaggtgtatataccaatatgtttaacatttaaattattaaaaacaactgttttgtgtgaattgaataaacaaaacgcgagcagccatctcaactgaatttccactcgacaaatttctagagcatacaatacatcacatttttataaatacaatagtgttccctgtttgcagacattacggttgactaccaatcattggtactgAATTTaagtcctcaaaagtattatattatattgcctggtctacctgttaacggattctaataaaatttaaaaaaaaaattcttatttcatgccaaagagagtccgacattgttatcttaatgtcccaatatataaatacttcagcataatgcttcagaagagacatggaataaaatgacatttataattgtatttaaaacagtggaatgatcaattttttttgccacaatcccaacagcgctaatcataaaattctgtttttgatcatactacatgtacatttgcacttgcaacactgaaaagactttgaattaaagaagtacagccagtgtttgatatttcagtgaataaaaatcagacatgtaaaaagaaactgaataagtttaactcgcatttcatggcactaattggcaagttcaactccaagcacaggtcaaccatcaccgcttcaggacgtgtcacgttccgtgtctttccaTCCACAGATtttgtaaaaaactgctggatacccccagatttactttccgcctgactcaccatttcagcatactccatatgtttttggagttgacatgctgcgtgcagtcatcgcgaccaccacgagtgatgttaatgtcagttctacacagtttgcagtgcgcgtatccattgcccttttgactgggtgtaacgcACGGccgttctaccgtatcgaaaatagcgcgaacaaacgtgcggaatctgcgcatgtcacacacagcatgtgcggttgtcgtaaaaataaatagcctagccgtgaatcgcgcatggattgaaaaagtcgcttggacatttaaaaacaactcactggaattttttaagactttataataattccgtacagaataacactgtttgctgtaacatcgtatttacgtaacttttccgtacaaaatacggccaatccgtactagtaggcatctctgctggAGGGAAGCTCGACCCAAAAACGgccatcagaactggaatcggatgagaaatacgagaggagatacaattctaacgaGTCTCAAAACTCGTTAAGGTGGCCTAATTAGCAGCTCGTTAGCAAAAatgtgacaaaacaacgacccagTGTTGTACAGAACGActggttctttcaaataaaacaaacaaaacaatcagaaccgaAATCCAGTGAGAACCGACGGAGGAGGTACGATTTCACGGAAAATGAAGaaagctgtaaacaaattgtttacaatgggaaaaatcaacaaaacaaccgaccaagttttgttcctcaaaagAAGATCcaagacccaaaacatcgatcagaactgaaatcaggtgagaactatttgttaatttggcctaattagcaaaaaatttgacaaaaaaaaaacccaccatgttTTGTGCGGcgcgatgagttctttcaaacaaaacaatcggaacggaaatccgtggcgagctgatggaggagatacgatttaactgaatcgtggacgacggacgccacgccatggacaGAGTGCTCGATAACGAGACTAACTTACCGTAGATGACGTCTTGCCTCTTGATCACGTCTTTACGGTGAGTCTGTAAGTAGGACGCGTCCACCGCCAAACTCCACGAGTCTGCCTCGAAGTCCCGGCCCTCCTTCTGCAACTCCTCCAACATCGACGCGTAATAAACCTCTCCTGTGTGTGGCGAGATATAAGATGCATGAAAACTAAGCACCAAATAGAATGCTATTTATCGCTAAACATAACGAGCCACACACACTCGAGGTTGGTTCGAACAGAACCAGATCGTCAGCCATATTTATGTTCTGTCTCACCGTCATCGTTCAGAGACTCCATGGACATGGCTCTGTTCCTGAAGTTCAGCGAGTCAGTTGACTGCGAGAGGATTCGTCGCAGGCCCAGAGGAGAGTCATCGTTCAGATTTCTACAAATACGcaccaattaattaattatcgACATGTAGATTTAAATCCGCCATTAAGAGCTGTCTTTCTTTATTTCATCCTTTTGCTgaaactactttttttttcttttaagaagTGCTTAAAACGGATCAAATCTGACAAAAAGAAACGAAGTCTGCTGTTCTTTGTCAGTCCCTCACCCTGCGATGTTGTTGGTGGAGACGCTCTTGCTGAGGGACAGAGTGGAACGTCCTCGCCGAGAACCGAGGATGGACTGTCGGAGACTGTCGGAGGGGTAGATGGCGGAACTCGGCCTCTCCTTGATGATGGGAGCTGAAAGACGAGAAAGAGGgggtgagattaaaaaaaaaaatcctaagacGTTAACCTCTTAAGGCCTATGGTGCTACagtaggaggcgtggcctgccTACCCAGACACACCCAAGATGAATCAAAAACAGCTGCACGAATACATAATCAATCAGGGTCTCTATGGATTTAGGACTTCAGAACATGCGTAGATTTCCAGTTTTAGTAACATTCTGACTTGCTATGCTTGTGAAAACCTAAAAGAgaaattgacactttttttttttttttgaatcctcGTCGAAAGTTTATTTGAGATTAGACACCATGATAGCAATGACACCATGCCCACTTTTTTCATTCAGCAACTCCTTGACtaccaaaaaaaaacattgaaatacCACAAACTGCATCGACACTACAAAAGTTTTACTAAGTGTGTGTAGAAAAACCGTCCAGCCAGCAGGAGACAGTCTCGCTCCTTTCGGCTCCTCAGGCCCGAGGAGGTGTTCAAAGCTATGCGCCGAGACGGGAGGAGATAAGAACAACACAAACAAGAAAAGCAAAGGCATCTGTTCAGATGATGGAGAAAAAGGAGGCGCTTACTTTTGGTGCGTAGGGCCACATTCTGAAGTGCTGAACTGTTCCTCCCCAGCGCCAGTTTCTGCTGCTGCAAGAGTAAAAATACCAGTTCAGCTTTAATTTATATAAACACAGAAaagcaaaaacacatcagtttttaaTAATAATCA includes the following:
- the arhgef2 gene encoding rho guanine nucleotide exchange factor 2 isoform X2; the protein is MLGMSRVIPGPLMKTRQDRMKEVNLKNKEKERMKEREKEAREREARYSNGHLFTSLTVSATTLCSACNKSITAKEALSCPTCNVTIHNRCRDALANCAKMKQKQQKLALGRNSSALQNVALRTKTPIIKERPSSAIYPSDSLRQSILGSRRGRSTLSLSKSVSTNNIAGNLNDDSPLGLRRILSQSTDSLNFRNRAMSMESLNDDGEVYYASMLEELQKEGRDFEADSWSLAVDASYLQTHRKDVIKRQDVIYELIQTELHHVRTLRIMEGVFRRGMLEEVLLEPGIVHAVFPCLDQLVVLHSRFVSQLLSRRNHSLAPGSATNFTIQQLGDVLVEQFSGQNADEMRKCYAEFCSRHLKAVKFYKELLARDKRFQNFIRRVSRGSLLRRHGIQECILLVTQRITKYPVLIQRILDNTKASEEEAESLSQALVLIRELLSSVDQQVQELELTQKLQEIRARLDPRAETEVRGGGVFRGGELLRRRLLHEGTLLLKTAQGSRLKDVQVLLMTDILVFMQEKDQKYFFPCLDKPSVLSLQNLIVRDIANQERGMFLISDSTPPEMYELHGASKDDRNNWMKIIQQAVSRCPSREDFPLIETEDKALLRRIRADIQQKDREVLELLQERVTLFSDLAEVTGGQEVTMPTSSRNMFRADTPHAPQAEKLLNSAIAEVDRLSELLLGSSIELPHSCSSNSDQNHTEAPVSNGETVSVNGSHDGNGSSQKDRNGNQLQDRTPNEEVCQRIVNLTTHLHSLQAAVIRQDSILELCMRDGSSSTSTSTSCSTPSTSTPSPLSSTPMRLIRSLSRDALLEGVLPGAGADQALLQRHYALLHDEVCRLRPLEARLRESERARTQLEAQLRELQGTHRRDSTETTTSQRRGSDGSHVPLAPLACQEADQLDGVQEGSEEEDSDEEEEVRISPRSDSPRDLQDIPEESECISEAPDGDSGHS